The DNA segment TTTACATGCACATTTTACTAAACTTGGATAATACGTTGATGTTGCTGTATTATAAACTACTATTGCCCCATCATTTATTGACATATCTTTTAGAATAACCTTATTAACATCTACTGTTTCATGCATTCCTAGCCCATCACAAGCTGGACATGCACCTTGGGGATTGTTAAATGAAAATATCCTTGGTTCTAAATCACCTAAAGTAAAATCACAGTATTTGCAACTATATTTAGTTGAATATAGGTGAGTCACTCCCTTACCAACATCATCAATTTCTACTAGATCATTATTAGAAAGATGTAATGATGTTTCTAAAGAATCTGCTAGACGACCTTCTACTCCTTCTTTTATGACAATTCTGTCTATAATAACACTTATTGAATGTTTTTTATTTTTATCTAATTCAGGAATTTCATCTACTTCGTAATTTTCACCATCTATTTTAAAACGAATATACCCTTCTTTAGCTAATTTTTCTATTAATTTTTTATGGGTACCTTTTTTTTCTTTGATCATCGGCGCAACAATCTGAATTCGACTTCTCACAGGCGTTTCCATTATTGAATCGACAATCTGGCTTATCGAACTACTTTCAATCTTCACATGATGATTTGGACAGTAAATTTCACCAATTCGTGCATAGAGAAGTCTTAAATAATCGTAAATTTCTGTTACCGTTGCTACTGTTGAACGAGGATTTTTTGATGTTGTTTTTTGATTTATTGAAATAGCCGGAGATAACCCCTCTATCAAATCAACATCTGGCTTTTCTATATTTCCTAAAAATTGGCGAGCATAAGCGCTAAGACTTTCTACATAGCGACGTTGTCCTTCAGCATAAATAGTATCAAAAGCAAGCGAACTCTTTCCACTTCCACTTAGTCCTGTAATTACAACAAATTGATCCCTAGGTATTTCTAAATCTATATTTTTTAAATTATTTTCCCTTGCTCCTTGTATAACGATTTTATTCTTTTTTTGCATTTTTCACCTCATATAAACTTTGTGAAATTATTATTTTATATTTAATAACTTTTACTTTAAAACAAATTTTCTAACTCTATTATTATATCATAAACAATATTTAAAATAATATTAAATTGTTTTTTCTTTATATATTTTAATCCCATTTTATTATTCTATATTATTAAAAACAGCAAGATTTCGAGATAAGTCTCTTATCCTGCTGCTTTCTATTATTCTACATTATCCATATCATATAATTTACGATATTTTTCATTTGTTTGATATAATTCTTCGTGAGTTCCATTCATTTCTACTTTTCCATCTTTAATAAAAATTATTCTATCCATGTATTTTATAGAATTTAAATGGTGCGTTATCCAAACTATTGTTTTATCTCTGTTAATCTCAAAAATTGTTTTTAGTAATTCATGTTCTGTTTTTGGATCAAGACCAACTGTTGGCTCGTCAAGAAGTAGAAGTTCATTATTTTGAATAAGAGTTCTTGCAAAAGCAATTCTCTGACGTTCTCCTCCTGAAAAACGACTACCTGTCTCAAAAACATTAGTATTTATTCCTTCTGGAAGTTCAGAAATTAATCTAGTAAGCTGAGATTTTTCTAAACTTTCTTCAATCTTGCTGTTAATCTCATCATCTGTTACTTCTTCTTTTTTATCTAGCAATGCCAACTTTAAATTTTCACGAATAGTCATATCAAAAAGATAAGGTTTTTGATTCAATAATGAAATTTTCGTTCCTAACATTTTTTCTGTTGGAACTTTTCCTAAAACTGATATACTTCCTGTATAATCAGTATAAGTTCCCGTCAATAGCTTAACAAGTGTAGATTTCCCTACACCACTACGACCTAATATTGCAACTTTTTCTCCTTTTTTTATTGATAACGAAATATTGTCAAGAACATTCTTCCCATTTTCATAAGCAAATGTAACATTTTCTATATCAATAACATTTCCTTCTTTATTTTGTAGCACTTTATCAATATCTACATCATCTTGTTCATTAGCATAGAAGTCTTTAACACGCCTAATCGAAACTTCATATCCTGGGATATGGGCTACAGATTCACTTGTCATAACAGAAACACTCATAACCGATAATGCCATCATACAAAACGATGCTATATATACATTTTCTATAGAATCATTTAGGGTCATATTCCAACAACTATAAATCATATAAAAAACTGTCAATCCTGCTATAAAGTTTACTAGGTTTTCTCTAAAATGCACAAAAATTTTA comes from the Gemella morbillorum genome and includes:
- the cydC gene encoding thiol reductant ABC exporter subunit CydC produces the protein MRNNSIVRTEIKKNKSMMALVVILGILSTVSGAALMYVSGFLISKSSLRIGNILMLQVPTVLTRTFSLSQSTFAYLQRLTSHNLVLGIIEKMRSRVYKILEPHALKLKKEYKSGDLLGLIAEDIEHLQNIYLKTIFPSIVSLVLYVIFVTLMFGYDMSYAILATLFGLFIIFIVPFASLTFTRRNFQVMKEAKYDLYKNFTSAIFGISDWISSNRVNDFMNEYQEKETRLLKKETKIKIFVHFRENLVNFIAGLTVFYMIYSCWNMTLNDSIENVYIASFCMMALSVMSVSVMTSESVAHIPGYEVSIRRVKDFYANEQDDVDIDKVLQNKEGNVIDIENVTFAYENGKNVLDNISLSIKKGEKVAILGRSGVGKSTLVKLLTGTYTDYTGSISVLGKVPTEKMLGTKISLLNQKPYLFDMTIRENLKLALLDKKEEVTDDEINSKIEESLEKSQLTRLISELPEGINTNVFETGSRFSGGERQRIAFARTLIQNNELLLLDEPTVGLDPKTEHELLKTIFEINRDKTIVWITHHLNSIKYMDRIIFIKDGKVEMNGTHEELYQTNEKYRKLYDMDNVE